The following are encoded together in the Echeneis naucrates chromosome 9, fEcheNa1.1, whole genome shotgun sequence genome:
- the plbd2 gene encoding putative phospholipase B-like 2: MAARCRSFAVGSCLTVLNVWVIVPVLCLICVSVGAEIRSAVVDKQTGQLSLLDGFRSDFVAWANFTDDIKASGWSFLEVTTSSQYNDSIQAYAAGAVEAAVTSQLIYKHWMNTLMGYCGPFTRQSGYCGRLKAFITTNLQWVQHQIEKQPTSPYWYQIRLALLQLKGLEDSYNDELSFPVGSLSFNPFGFILFQLGGDLEDLESALNKSSQTRPLGSGSCSALIKLLPNNKELLVSHDTWNNYQAMLRIMKKYNFSFRVSPADNELLPGNTQAFSSYPGSIFSGDDFYILSSGLVTLETTIGNSNPDLWKFVQPTVTVMEWLRNIVANRLATTGKEWAEIFSRWNSGTYNNQWMIVDYNHFTPGETDLKEGLFVVLEQIPGFVVYTDKTQELLEKGYWASYNIPYYVDIFNASGCNELVRKYGPWFSLDQNPRAQIFRRNQTDVKDVDSMIRLMRYNNFKEDPLSKCEGCDPPANGENAISARSDLNPANGTYPFGALRQRPHGGTDMKMTSYEMFREYSMMAVSGPTWDQVPPFQWSTSPYKDMMHMGHPDIWEFKPIKVNWTP; encoded by the exons ATGGCGGCCAGGTGTCGGTCGTTTGCCGTGGGGAGTTGTTTAACAGTTCTTAATGTTTGGGTGATTGTACCGGTGCTGTGtctcatttgtgtgtctgtcggGGCGGAAATAAGAAGCGCCGTTGTTGACAAACAGACCGGACAGCTGTCCCTCCTGGACGGCTTCAGATCGGACTTTGTGGCTTGGGCCAACTTCACCGATGACATTAAAGCCTCCGG GTGGTCGTTCCTGGAGGTCACAACCAGCAGTCAGTACAATGACAGTATCCAGGCTTATGCTGCGGGTGCGGTGGAGGCTGCTGTCACATCCCAG cttaTCTACAAACACTGGATGAACACGCTGATGGGTTACTGCGGCCCCTTCACAAGACAAAGCGGTTACTGTGGCCGGCTAAAAGCTTTCATCACAACCAACCTGCAGTGGGTTCAGCACCAAATAGAAAAACAACCGACTTCACCCTATTGGTACCAG ATACGTCTGGCCTTGCTGCAGCTGAAAGGTCTGGAGGACAGTTATAATGACGAGCTGTCCTTTCCGGTGGGGTCGCTCTCTTTCAATCCATTTGGCTTTAT ACTTTTTCAACTGGGGGGGGATCTGGAGGACTTGGAATCAGCTCTAAACAAATCCAGCCAAACCCGACCACTTGGATCTGgttcctgctctgctctcattaAACTGCTGCCGaacaacaaggaactgctggtgTCACATGACACTTGGAATAACTACCAGGCCATGCTGCGAATTATGAAGAAATACAACTTTTCCTTTAGAGTCTCTCCTGCAG ACAATGAGCTTCTTCCAGGAAACACTCAGGCTTTCTCATCTTACCCAGGATCTATTTTCTCTGGAGATGACTTCTATATCCTTAGTAGTGGCTTG GTTACGCTGGAAACCACCATTGGCAACAGCAATCCCGATCTTTGGAAGTTTGTTCAGCCCACAGTGACCGTCATGGAGTGGCTCAGGAACATTGTTGCAAATCGACTGGCTACCACTGGCAAAGAATGGGCTGAGATTTTCAGCAGGTGGAACAGTGGGAC GTATAACAACCAGTGGATGATTGTAGACTATAACCACTTCACTCCAGGAGAGACTGATCTGAAGGAAGGCCTCTTTGTTGTGCTGGAGCAGATTCC GGGGTTTGTTGTTTATACTGATAAAACTCAGGAACTGCTGGAGAAAGGGTATTGGGCGAGTTACAACATACC GTACTACGTCGATATATTCAATGCCAGTGGCTGCAACGAACTTGTTAGGAAGTACGGCCCGTGGTTCTCTCTGGACCAGAATCCTCGGGCCCAGATATTCAGAAGAAACCAGACCGATGTCAAAGATGTGGACTCAATGATCCGCCTAATGAG GTACAACAACTTTAAAGAAGACCCCTTATCAAAGTGTGAAGGCTGCGATCCCCCAGCAAATGGCGAGAATGCAATCTCAGCTCGTTCAGATCTGAACCCAGCAAATGGAACGTATCCGTTCGGTGCCTTAAGGCAGAGACCACACGGGGGAACAGATATGAAG ATGACCTCATACGAGATGTTTCGAGAATACAGTATGATGGCAGTGAGCGGGCCGACCTGGGACCAGGTGCCACCTTTTCAATGGAGCACTTCCCCTTATAAAGACATGATGCACATGGGCCACCCTGACATTTGGGAATTCAAGCCAATAAAAGTCAATTGGACTCCTTAA
- the rbm19 gene encoding putative RNA-binding protein 19 isoform X1, with translation MSRLIVKNLPNGMKEERFRSMFAAFGTVTDCSLKFTKDGKFRKFGFVGFKAEEEANRAQKHLNRSFVDTSRITVEMCKAFGDPTKAKAWSKHTQSSGLDKPSAAAAADSKKKKKKQINEVNSGLANLEADQGFKEFLSVHQNRSQAPTWANDTVQQPADHDSGQTKTQNKKRIASDDYLNFDSDQSDVEEENDDDDDDDEDHDEGPTKEALKSGLSDMEYLRSKVAQGNDATEEGDDDDDGDDDDDDDDDGGGGEDDDDEDEDEDNGPVQHTDSAYESGDREKTKFSVSPEDNKQSKAKKTAAQEMEPTTDFTVKLRGAPFNVKEQQIREFMTPLKPAAIRIGKKESGNRTGYVYVDLRSEQEVEKALKKNKDYIGGRYIEVFRVDASGMKGRRAKKEKEIDRNFIRKLKEDEEEEDIAESGRLFIRNLPYTCTEEEIRELFAKHGPLSEVLFPIDNLTKKPKGFAFITYMIPEHAVTALAQLDGHIFQGRMLHLLPSTLKKEKTESSDAGGPGSSSYKRQRDAKNKASSSSSHNWNTLFLGTSAVADAIAEKYNTTKSQVLDHESKGSVAVRMALGETQIVQETRQFLLDNGVSLDSFSQAAAERSKTEILVKNLPAGVAVSELEELFSPHGSLGRVLLPPSGLTAIIEFLEPTEAKRAFTRLAYSKFHHVPLYLEWAPVGVFVSAKPEPVPAKEEVVKEDKREVEVEVEEEEEDEEEEEESAPGSTLFIKNLNFSTTEEKLQETFSKCGKIKSCSISKKKDKTGKMLSMGYGFVQYQTADAAQKALRQLQRCTVDDHALELKISERAIRNTETSRKKKQIEKKQKGSKILVRNVPFQATVREIRELFCTFGELKTVRLPKKAAGSGNHRGFGFIDFLTKQDAKKAFTALCHSTHLYGRRLVLEWADAEETVESLRRKTAEHFHVASKKQRKAEVLDGIMETMETEGGAED, from the exons ATGTCGAGGCTTATCGTCAAAAACCTTCCTAACGGG atgaaggaggagaggtTCAGGTCCATGTTCGCCGCCTTTGGTACGGTGACAGACTGCTCTCTGAAGTTCACCAAAGACGGCAAGTTCCGCAAGTTCGGTTTTGTCGGGTTCAAGGCGGAAGAGGAGGCGAACCGAGCACAGAAACACCTGAACAGGAGCTTCGTGGACACGTCCAGGATCACG GTGGAAATGTGTAAAGCGTTTGGAGACCCCACCAAAGCAAAAGCCTGGAGCAAACACACCCAGAGCTCAGGCCTGGACAaaccctctgctgctgctgctgctgacagcaaaAAG aaaaagaagaagcagataAATGAAGTCAACAGTGGACTTGCAAAT ctgGAAGCAGATCAGGGATTCAAGGAGTTTCTCTCAGTACATCAGAATCGAAGCCAAGCACCAACCTGGGCGAATGACACTGTGCAGCAGCCAGCTGATCATGACAGTGGACAAACTAAGACTCAGAACAAGAAGAGGATTGCTTCAGATGACTACCTCAACTTTGATTCAGACCAGTCAGATGTTGAGGAggagaatgatgatgatgatgatgatgatgaagatcaTGATGAAG GTCCCACTAAGGAAGCGCTGAAGTCTGGCTTGTCAGATATGGAATACCTGCGCTCAAAGGTTGCACAGGGGAATGACGCCACAGAAGAGggtgatgatgacgacgacggtgacgatgatgatgatgatgatgatgatggtggtggtggtgaagacgatgatgatgaggatgaggatgaggataaTGGTCCTGTGCAGCACACAGACAGTGCCTATGAGAGTGGTGACAGAGAAAAGACCAAATTTTCAGTTTCCCCTGAGGATAACAAGCAGAGCAAAGCCAAGAAAACTGCTGCGCAGGAG ATGGAGCCGACAACAGATTTCACAGTGAAGCTGAGAGGAGCCCCGTTCAATGTTAAAGAG CAACAAATTAGAGAGTTCATGACCCCACTGAAGCCTGCAGCAATCAGGATTGGAAAGAAGGAAAGTGGAAATAGAACAG GTTATGTATATGTGGACTTGCGCTCAGAACAAGAGGTGGAAAAGGCCTTGAAGAAGAATAAGGACTACATAG GAGGACGTTATATTGAGGTCTTTCGGGTGGACGCCTCCGGGATGAAGGGCAGAAGggccaaaaaagagaaagaaattgaCAGAAATTTCATCAGGAAACTcaaggaagatgaagaggaggaagacattGCAGAGTCGGGTCGACTCTTCATCAGGAATCTGCCTTACACctgcacagaggaagagatcAGAGAGCTGTTTGCTAAACAtg GTCCTTTATCTGAGGTGCTTTTCCCTATTGACAATCTAACAAAGAAACCTAAAGGATTTGCTTTCATCACTTACATGATACCAGAGCATGCTGTGACAGCTCTCGCTCAGTTGGACGGACATATATTTCAG GGCAGAATGCTTCACCTGCTTCCCTCcactttgaaaaaagaaaagacagaatcCTCAGATGCTGGCGGGCCTGGCTCTTCATCttacaaaagacaaagagatgCAAAGAATAAAGCTTCAAGTTCTAG TTCACACAACTGGAACACCCTGTTTCTTGGAACAAGTGCAGTGGCAGATGCCATTGCTGAAAAATACAACACCACTAAAAGTCAAGTTCTGGACCAT GAGTCCAAGGGAAGTGTTGCGGTGAGGATGGCTCTGGGAGAGACACAAATTGTCCAGGAGACACGCCAGTTTCTACTGGACAACGGTGTTTCTCTAGATTCCTTTAGTCAG gcagcagcagagaggagtaAAACCGAGATCCTGGTGAAAAACCTTCCAGCTGGAGTGGCAGTgtcagagctggaggagctcTTCTCACCTCATGGCTCTTTAGGTCGAGTGTTGCTGCCACCTTCAGGACTCACCGCCATCATTGAGTTCCTGGAGCCAACTGAAGCAAAGCGAGCCTTCACGCGGCTGGCCTACAGCAAG TTCCATCATGTCCCGCTGTATTTGGAGTGGGCACCTGTTGGGGTTTTTGTGTCAGCCAAACCAGAACCAG TTCCAGCCAAAGAGGAGGTGGTGAAAGAGGATaagagggaggtggaggtggaggtggaggaggaggaggaagatgaggaagaggaagaggaatcTGCTCCAGGTTCCACACTTTTCATTAAGAATCTTAATTTCAGCacaacagaagagaaactgcagGAG ACATTCTCCAAATGTGGCAAGATCAAATCCTGTTCCATTTCCAAGAAGAAGGACAAAACAG GAAAGATGTTGTCCATGGGCTACGGTTTTGTTCAGTATCAGACTGCAGATGCAGCCCAGAAGGCCCTGAGGCAGCTGCAG CGCTGTACTGTAGATGATCACGCATTAGAGCTGAAGATTTCTGAGAGAGCTATAAG GAATACTGAGACGTCGCGTAAAAAGAAGCAAAttgagaagaagcagaaaggaTCTAAGATCCTTGTGCGAAATGTTCCCTTCCAAGCGACTGTCAGGGAAATTCGTGAGCTCTTCTG TACATTTGGAGAACTGAAGACAGTCCGTCTTCCAAAAAAAGCAGCTGGCTCTGGGAATCATAGAGGCTTTGGCTTTATTGATTTCCTCACCAAACAGGATGCTAAG aaagCATTCACTGCTCTGTGTCACAGCACCCATCTGTACGGGCGACGTCTTGTGCTGGAGTGGGCTGATGCTGAAGAAACAGTGGAGTCACTGAGGCGTAAAACAGCTGAACATTTTCATG TGGCCTCCAAAAAGCAGCGAAAAGCAGAAGTTTTGGATGGAATTATGGAAACGATGGAAACCGAAGGGGGCGCAGAAGACTGA
- the rbm19 gene encoding putative RNA-binding protein 19 isoform X3, which yields MSRLIVKNLPNGMKEERFRSMFAAFGTVTDCSLKFTKDGKFRKFGFVGFKAEEEANRAQKHLNRSFVDTSRITVEMCKAFGDPTKAKAWSKHTQSSGLDKPSAAAAADSKKKKKKQINEVNSGLANLEADQGFKEFLSVHQNRSQAPTWANDTVQQPADHDSGQTKTQNKKRIASDDYLNFDSDQSDVEEENDDDDDDDEDHDEGPTKEALKSGLSDMEYLRSKVAQGNDATEEGDDDDDGDDDDDDDDDGGGGEDDDDEDEDEDNGPVQHTDSAYESGDREKTKFSMEPTTDFTVKLRGAPFNVKEQQIREFMTPLKPAAIRIGKKESGNRTGYVYVDLRSEQEVEKALKKNKDYIGGRYIEVFRVDASGMKGRRAKKEKEIDRNFIRKLKEDEEEEDIAESGRLFIRNLPYTCTEEEIRELFAKHGPLSEVLFPIDNLTKKPKGFAFITYMIPEHAVTALAQLDGHIFQGRMLHLLPSTLKKEKTESSDAGGPGSSSYKRQRDAKNKASSSSSHNWNTLFLGTSAVADAIAEKYNTTKSQVLDHESKGSVAVRMALGETQIVQETRQFLLDNGVSLDSFSQAAAERSKTEILVKNLPAGVAVSELEELFSPHGSLGRVLLPPSGLTAIIEFLEPTEAKRAFTRLAYSKFHHVPLYLEWAPVGVFVSAKPEPGTKEEVVKEDKREVEVEVEEEEEDEEEEEESAPGSTLFIKNLNFSTTEEKLQETFSKCGKIKSCSISKKKDKTGKMLSMGYGFVQYQTADAAQKALRQLQRCTVDDHALELKISERAIRNTETSRKKKQIEKKQKGSKILVRNVPFQATVREIRELFCTFGELKTVRLPKKAAGSGNHRGFGFIDFLTKQDAKKAFTALCHSTHLYGRRLVLEWADAEETVESLRRKTAEHFHVASKKQRKAEVLDGIMETMETEGGAED from the exons ATGTCGAGGCTTATCGTCAAAAACCTTCCTAACGGG atgaaggaggagaggtTCAGGTCCATGTTCGCCGCCTTTGGTACGGTGACAGACTGCTCTCTGAAGTTCACCAAAGACGGCAAGTTCCGCAAGTTCGGTTTTGTCGGGTTCAAGGCGGAAGAGGAGGCGAACCGAGCACAGAAACACCTGAACAGGAGCTTCGTGGACACGTCCAGGATCACG GTGGAAATGTGTAAAGCGTTTGGAGACCCCACCAAAGCAAAAGCCTGGAGCAAACACACCCAGAGCTCAGGCCTGGACAaaccctctgctgctgctgctgctgacagcaaaAAG aaaaagaagaagcagataAATGAAGTCAACAGTGGACTTGCAAAT ctgGAAGCAGATCAGGGATTCAAGGAGTTTCTCTCAGTACATCAGAATCGAAGCCAAGCACCAACCTGGGCGAATGACACTGTGCAGCAGCCAGCTGATCATGACAGTGGACAAACTAAGACTCAGAACAAGAAGAGGATTGCTTCAGATGACTACCTCAACTTTGATTCAGACCAGTCAGATGTTGAGGAggagaatgatgatgatgatgatgatgatgaagatcaTGATGAAG GTCCCACTAAGGAAGCGCTGAAGTCTGGCTTGTCAGATATGGAATACCTGCGCTCAAAGGTTGCACAGGGGAATGACGCCACAGAAGAGggtgatgatgacgacgacggtgacgatgatgatgatgatgatgatgatggtggtggtggtgaagacgatgatgatgaggatgaggatgaggataaTGGTCCTGTGCAGCACACAGACAGTGCCTATGAGAGTGGTGACAGAGAAAAGACCAAATTTTCA ATGGAGCCGACAACAGATTTCACAGTGAAGCTGAGAGGAGCCCCGTTCAATGTTAAAGAG CAACAAATTAGAGAGTTCATGACCCCACTGAAGCCTGCAGCAATCAGGATTGGAAAGAAGGAAAGTGGAAATAGAACAG GTTATGTATATGTGGACTTGCGCTCAGAACAAGAGGTGGAAAAGGCCTTGAAGAAGAATAAGGACTACATAG GAGGACGTTATATTGAGGTCTTTCGGGTGGACGCCTCCGGGATGAAGGGCAGAAGggccaaaaaagagaaagaaattgaCAGAAATTTCATCAGGAAACTcaaggaagatgaagaggaggaagacattGCAGAGTCGGGTCGACTCTTCATCAGGAATCTGCCTTACACctgcacagaggaagagatcAGAGAGCTGTTTGCTAAACAtg GTCCTTTATCTGAGGTGCTTTTCCCTATTGACAATCTAACAAAGAAACCTAAAGGATTTGCTTTCATCACTTACATGATACCAGAGCATGCTGTGACAGCTCTCGCTCAGTTGGACGGACATATATTTCAG GGCAGAATGCTTCACCTGCTTCCCTCcactttgaaaaaagaaaagacagaatcCTCAGATGCTGGCGGGCCTGGCTCTTCATCttacaaaagacaaagagatgCAAAGAATAAAGCTTCAAGTTCTAG TTCACACAACTGGAACACCCTGTTTCTTGGAACAAGTGCAGTGGCAGATGCCATTGCTGAAAAATACAACACCACTAAAAGTCAAGTTCTGGACCAT GAGTCCAAGGGAAGTGTTGCGGTGAGGATGGCTCTGGGAGAGACACAAATTGTCCAGGAGACACGCCAGTTTCTACTGGACAACGGTGTTTCTCTAGATTCCTTTAGTCAG gcagcagcagagaggagtaAAACCGAGATCCTGGTGAAAAACCTTCCAGCTGGAGTGGCAGTgtcagagctggaggagctcTTCTCACCTCATGGCTCTTTAGGTCGAGTGTTGCTGCCACCTTCAGGACTCACCGCCATCATTGAGTTCCTGGAGCCAACTGAAGCAAAGCGAGCCTTCACGCGGCTGGCCTACAGCAAG TTCCATCATGTCCCGCTGTATTTGGAGTGGGCACCTGTTGGGGTTTTTGTGTCAGCCAAACCAGAACCAGGTA CCAAAGAGGAGGTGGTGAAAGAGGATaagagggaggtggaggtggaggtggaggaggaggaggaagatgaggaagaggaagaggaatcTGCTCCAGGTTCCACACTTTTCATTAAGAATCTTAATTTCAGCacaacagaagagaaactgcagGAG ACATTCTCCAAATGTGGCAAGATCAAATCCTGTTCCATTTCCAAGAAGAAGGACAAAACAG GAAAGATGTTGTCCATGGGCTACGGTTTTGTTCAGTATCAGACTGCAGATGCAGCCCAGAAGGCCCTGAGGCAGCTGCAG CGCTGTACTGTAGATGATCACGCATTAGAGCTGAAGATTTCTGAGAGAGCTATAAG GAATACTGAGACGTCGCGTAAAAAGAAGCAAAttgagaagaagcagaaaggaTCTAAGATCCTTGTGCGAAATGTTCCCTTCCAAGCGACTGTCAGGGAAATTCGTGAGCTCTTCTG TACATTTGGAGAACTGAAGACAGTCCGTCTTCCAAAAAAAGCAGCTGGCTCTGGGAATCATAGAGGCTTTGGCTTTATTGATTTCCTCACCAAACAGGATGCTAAG aaagCATTCACTGCTCTGTGTCACAGCACCCATCTGTACGGGCGACGTCTTGTGCTGGAGTGGGCTGATGCTGAAGAAACAGTGGAGTCACTGAGGCGTAAAACAGCTGAACATTTTCATG TGGCCTCCAAAAAGCAGCGAAAAGCAGAAGTTTTGGATGGAATTATGGAAACGATGGAAACCGAAGGGGGCGCAGAAGACTGA
- the rbm19 gene encoding putative RNA-binding protein 19 isoform X2, with translation MSRLIVKNLPNGMKEERFRSMFAAFGTVTDCSLKFTKDGKFRKFGFVGFKAEEEANRAQKHLNRSFVDTSRITVEMCKAFGDPTKAKAWSKHTQSSGLDKPSAAAAADSKKKKKKQINEVNSGLANLEADQGFKEFLSVHQNRSQAPTWANDTVQQPADHDSGQTKTQNKKRIASDDYLNFDSDQSDVEEENDDDDDDDEDHDEGPTKEALKSGLSDMEYLRSKVAQGNDATEEGDDDDDGDDDDDDDDDGGGGEDDDDEDEDEDNGPVQHTDSAYESGDREKTKFSVSPEDNKQSKAKKTAAQEMEPTTDFTVKLRGAPFNVKEQQIREFMTPLKPAAIRIGKKESGNRTGYVYVDLRSEQEVEKALKKNKDYIGGRYIEVFRVDASGMKGRRAKKEKEIDRNFIRKLKEDEEEEDIAESGRLFIRNLPYTCTEEEIRELFAKHGPLSEVLFPIDNLTKKPKGFAFITYMIPEHAVTALAQLDGHIFQGRMLHLLPSTLKKEKTESSDAGGPGSSSYKRQRDAKNKASSSSSHNWNTLFLGTSAVADAIAEKYNTTKSQVLDHESKGSVAVRMALGETQIVQETRQFLLDNGVSLDSFSQAAAERSKTEILVKNLPAGVAVSELEELFSPHGSLGRVLLPPSGLTAIIEFLEPTEAKRAFTRLAYSKFHHVPLYLEWAPVGVFVSAKPEPVPAKEEEEDEEEEEESAPGSTLFIKNLNFSTTEEKLQETFSKCGKIKSCSISKKKDKTGKMLSMGYGFVQYQTADAAQKALRQLQRCTVDDHALELKISERAIRNTETSRKKKQIEKKQKGSKILVRNVPFQATVREIRELFCTFGELKTVRLPKKAAGSGNHRGFGFIDFLTKQDAKKAFTALCHSTHLYGRRLVLEWADAEETVESLRRKTAEHFHVASKKQRKAEVLDGIMETMETEGGAED, from the exons ATGTCGAGGCTTATCGTCAAAAACCTTCCTAACGGG atgaaggaggagaggtTCAGGTCCATGTTCGCCGCCTTTGGTACGGTGACAGACTGCTCTCTGAAGTTCACCAAAGACGGCAAGTTCCGCAAGTTCGGTTTTGTCGGGTTCAAGGCGGAAGAGGAGGCGAACCGAGCACAGAAACACCTGAACAGGAGCTTCGTGGACACGTCCAGGATCACG GTGGAAATGTGTAAAGCGTTTGGAGACCCCACCAAAGCAAAAGCCTGGAGCAAACACACCCAGAGCTCAGGCCTGGACAaaccctctgctgctgctgctgctgacagcaaaAAG aaaaagaagaagcagataAATGAAGTCAACAGTGGACTTGCAAAT ctgGAAGCAGATCAGGGATTCAAGGAGTTTCTCTCAGTACATCAGAATCGAAGCCAAGCACCAACCTGGGCGAATGACACTGTGCAGCAGCCAGCTGATCATGACAGTGGACAAACTAAGACTCAGAACAAGAAGAGGATTGCTTCAGATGACTACCTCAACTTTGATTCAGACCAGTCAGATGTTGAGGAggagaatgatgatgatgatgatgatgatgaagatcaTGATGAAG GTCCCACTAAGGAAGCGCTGAAGTCTGGCTTGTCAGATATGGAATACCTGCGCTCAAAGGTTGCACAGGGGAATGACGCCACAGAAGAGggtgatgatgacgacgacggtgacgatgatgatgatgatgatgatgatggtggtggtggtgaagacgatgatgatgaggatgaggatgaggataaTGGTCCTGTGCAGCACACAGACAGTGCCTATGAGAGTGGTGACAGAGAAAAGACCAAATTTTCAGTTTCCCCTGAGGATAACAAGCAGAGCAAAGCCAAGAAAACTGCTGCGCAGGAG ATGGAGCCGACAACAGATTTCACAGTGAAGCTGAGAGGAGCCCCGTTCAATGTTAAAGAG CAACAAATTAGAGAGTTCATGACCCCACTGAAGCCTGCAGCAATCAGGATTGGAAAGAAGGAAAGTGGAAATAGAACAG GTTATGTATATGTGGACTTGCGCTCAGAACAAGAGGTGGAAAAGGCCTTGAAGAAGAATAAGGACTACATAG GAGGACGTTATATTGAGGTCTTTCGGGTGGACGCCTCCGGGATGAAGGGCAGAAGggccaaaaaagagaaagaaattgaCAGAAATTTCATCAGGAAACTcaaggaagatgaagaggaggaagacattGCAGAGTCGGGTCGACTCTTCATCAGGAATCTGCCTTACACctgcacagaggaagagatcAGAGAGCTGTTTGCTAAACAtg GTCCTTTATCTGAGGTGCTTTTCCCTATTGACAATCTAACAAAGAAACCTAAAGGATTTGCTTTCATCACTTACATGATACCAGAGCATGCTGTGACAGCTCTCGCTCAGTTGGACGGACATATATTTCAG GGCAGAATGCTTCACCTGCTTCCCTCcactttgaaaaaagaaaagacagaatcCTCAGATGCTGGCGGGCCTGGCTCTTCATCttacaaaagacaaagagatgCAAAGAATAAAGCTTCAAGTTCTAG TTCACACAACTGGAACACCCTGTTTCTTGGAACAAGTGCAGTGGCAGATGCCATTGCTGAAAAATACAACACCACTAAAAGTCAAGTTCTGGACCAT GAGTCCAAGGGAAGTGTTGCGGTGAGGATGGCTCTGGGAGAGACACAAATTGTCCAGGAGACACGCCAGTTTCTACTGGACAACGGTGTTTCTCTAGATTCCTTTAGTCAG gcagcagcagagaggagtaAAACCGAGATCCTGGTGAAAAACCTTCCAGCTGGAGTGGCAGTgtcagagctggaggagctcTTCTCACCTCATGGCTCTTTAGGTCGAGTGTTGCTGCCACCTTCAGGACTCACCGCCATCATTGAGTTCCTGGAGCCAACTGAAGCAAAGCGAGCCTTCACGCGGCTGGCCTACAGCAAG TTCCATCATGTCCCGCTGTATTTGGAGTGGGCACCTGTTGGGGTTTTTGTGTCAGCCAAACCAGAACCAG TTCCAGCCAAAGAGGAG gaggaagatgaggaagaggaagaggaatcTGCTCCAGGTTCCACACTTTTCATTAAGAATCTTAATTTCAGCacaacagaagagaaactgcagGAG ACATTCTCCAAATGTGGCAAGATCAAATCCTGTTCCATTTCCAAGAAGAAGGACAAAACAG GAAAGATGTTGTCCATGGGCTACGGTTTTGTTCAGTATCAGACTGCAGATGCAGCCCAGAAGGCCCTGAGGCAGCTGCAG CGCTGTACTGTAGATGATCACGCATTAGAGCTGAAGATTTCTGAGAGAGCTATAAG GAATACTGAGACGTCGCGTAAAAAGAAGCAAAttgagaagaagcagaaaggaTCTAAGATCCTTGTGCGAAATGTTCCCTTCCAAGCGACTGTCAGGGAAATTCGTGAGCTCTTCTG TACATTTGGAGAACTGAAGACAGTCCGTCTTCCAAAAAAAGCAGCTGGCTCTGGGAATCATAGAGGCTTTGGCTTTATTGATTTCCTCACCAAACAGGATGCTAAG aaagCATTCACTGCTCTGTGTCACAGCACCCATCTGTACGGGCGACGTCTTGTGCTGGAGTGGGCTGATGCTGAAGAAACAGTGGAGTCACTGAGGCGTAAAACAGCTGAACATTTTCATG TGGCCTCCAAAAAGCAGCGAAAAGCAGAAGTTTTGGATGGAATTATGGAAACGATGGAAACCGAAGGGGGCGCAGAAGACTGA